The nucleotide window GACATTTTTCCCTTTGCTGTTTGTTAGACGGTTACCTTGCTCTTTTCGTCCAGGCAGGCTATGCCAGGTAATGGCAGTCCTTCCAAAAATTCCAGAGATGCTCCGCCGCCAGTGCCGACGTGTGTAAGTTTAGAATCTTCTACGCCTTTTTGCTTGAGAGCAGATACTGAGTCACCACCACCCACTATGGTCTTGGCTCCCTTGGCGGTGAGTTCGACCAGGGTGTCTATTAGCGCGTAAGTACCTTTTTCAAAGCCGGTTTTTTCAAATACACCAAGCGGTCCATTCCAGAGAATGGTCTTAGCATTTTTAAGTGACTCATTTATTTCTTTAATTGTTTCCGGACCAACATCCAGTCCCATCATATCGGCAGGGATTTTATCTACTGTAACTACTTCTGTTTTGACGCCTTCTTTAATTTCGGCAGCGACAACAACGTCTTTAGGTAATACCAGACGCACACCTTTTTCTTTGGCTTTTTTGACAAGCTCCAGGCAGTAATCGAGTTTGTCGTCTTCAACGAGCGACTTGCCGACATTCATGCCCTGTGCCTTGAGAAAGCTAAATGCCATGGCTCCGCCGATAATCAGTACGTCTACTTTAGCCAGGAGGTTTTCCAGTACGCCAATTTTGCTGGAAACTTTAGCGCCACCAATGATGGTGGCAAAAGGATGGACGCAAGTGGCATCATCGAGAGCTTGTGAGAGCATTTCGATTTCTTTTGCTACCAAAAATCCTGCCAGAGCTGGCTTGATATGGTTGGTCACGCCTTCGGTGGAGGCATGGGCACGGTGGGCAGTGCCAAAGGCATCATTGACATAGATATCACCGAGCTTGCTCAGTTCTTTAGCAAAGTTAGCTTCGTTCTTTTCTTCTTCTTCGTGAAATCTGACGTTTTCGAGTAGCGTTACCTCGCCGTCATGCATCTTTTCGACTACTTCGGTAGCTTTTGGTCCGATGCAGTCCTCGGCAAAATGGACAACGTTGTGACCCATTTTGGCAAGCAAACCCTTGAGGTGCTCAGCAATGGGTCTCAGGCTGTATTTGGCTGATGGCTTGCCTTTTGGTCTGCCCAGGTGGGACACCAAAACGACTTTGGCTCCAGCTTTGGTGAGGAAATCAATGGTGGGAAGTGCTGCTCTGATGCGCGAATCGTCAGTAACAGAGCCGTCCTCTTCTTGTGGGACGTTGAAGTCGACACGCACCAGCACACGCTTGCCGGCAAAGTTTTTAGCACCATGGTCGCTAATTGTTTGTTTGCTTGTAGCCATTGATCAAAACCTCGTTTTGGATAAAAAAAGCCCCCGGATGATTTTAGATAATCTATCCGAGGGCTTTTTGCAGTGATTTACTTAGCAGCTACTGGGAGCTTTTTTGCTACGAGAGTAGCGAGCTCTACCAGGCGGTTGCTGTAGCCCCACTCGTTGTCGTACCAGGCCAATACTTTGACCATGCGCTCACCGACAATCATGGTCAGGTCAGCGTCAACGATGGAGGATACTTTGTTGCCGCAGAAGTCGATGGAAACAAGTGGCTTCTCGCTGTACTGGAGGTAACCTTTGAGACCGGATTCGGCAGCGTCTTTGATTGCTTTGTTGACAGACTCAGCGGTGACATCCTTTTTGAGGGTGACGACCAGGTCGACTACGCTCACGTTAGGGGTGGGCACGCGCATGGCGAAGCCATTGAGTTTGCCTTTGAGGTGGGGCATAACCAGACCGATTGCTTTAGCAGCGCCGGTGGTTGAAGGAATCATGGAAAGAGCAGCAGCTCTTGCTCTTCTCAAGTCTGAGTGAGCGCCGTCGAGCAGTTTTTGATCGAGGGTGTAGCTGTGGATGGTGGTCATCAAACCATGCTCGATACCGAATGCATCGTCAAGCGCTTTGGCTACTGGAGCGAGGCAGTTGGTGGTGCAGCTAGCATTGGAGATGATGTTGTGCTTTTCAGCATCATAGTTTTTGTCGTTGACACCGAGCACGATGGTGATGTCTTCGTTTTTAGCAGGAGCTGAGATAAGTACTTTCTTGGCGCCAGCTGTGATGTGAGCTTTGGCTTTTTCGGCATCGGTAAAAGCACCGGAGCACTCAAGCACCATGTCGATTTCGAGCTTAGCCCAAGGGCAGTTTGCTGGATCTTTTTCAGCGGTAAATTTGACTTTTTTGCCGTCGACTACGAGAAACTCGCCATCAACAGAGATATTGTGCTTGAATTCGCCCAGTACTGAGTCGAATTGAAGAAGGTGAGCTGATTGCTCTAAATTTTGGAAGGGATCGTTGATTGCTACGATTTCCCATTCTTTAGGGGCTGCTTCGATATAAGCGCGAAACACATTGCGGCCGATACGACCAAAACCATTAATTGCTACTCTTGCCATCTGAATATAGTCCTCTCACAGGGAAGTAGAGATAGGCGAGTCATTTATGGCTACTGCGCTCTATCCGGCATGGCTATGAGGATACTGCCGATCTGCTCGTATGCCCCTGTTTTTTATTAGACCTTAAGCCTTTGACCCCCAAAACGCCTCACATCCTTAACATCTTGGGAAAAAACTGTGTGTTCCTCTTGTTGACCGGTTATCATAATCAGTGGTTAGTAATAGCCGACTGCACTATCTAAAAGCTTTATCTAAAGGACAGTGAAATGACTGAGAAAGTTGAAACCGGGCTTAACCAGAAAGTTGAAGCCGTACTCGAAAAGATTCGTCCCATGCTCATGATGGACGGTGGCAATATCGAGCTAGTCGAAGTCAAAGACGGCGAAGTATTTGTGCGTCTGATGGGTGCTTGCGGCATGTGCCCCAGCTCGACAATGACCCTCAAGATGGGCGTTGAGAGATCACTCAAAGAAGAATTGCCTGAAATCAAACGCGTTATCTCTGTATAAGAGCTGAGCGCAGGCTAAGTTAGCATCAAGGTCGGAGGATGATTTCTCCGACCTTTTTGGCATGGGTTGGATTGCGCCAGAAGGTTTTATCCCCCAGCAATCTTGTAAATCGCTGAGTAGCCCTCGTGCTTGCCAAAAGTATTGTCGACAGTGATGGTTACCATCTCATCAGTGATATAAGCCGAGAGATTATTGGTGCGGTCGAGAGCCGCTCCCAGACCATCGATAAAGCCATCATCAAAGCTGACACATTTGACGTTTTGGAGATGTTTGACTTTGTCTTTTATTTGATTGTAAAACTGCTCCATGTCGCGCTCTGTCTTACGAAAGACGTAAAAATCAATGCTGTCGCGCACTTTTGTGGCAATGGTATCGGCCTTCTTAGCCGAGACACTGCCGCAATCAATCCAGAGTGTGATATCACCAGAGTCATTGCGCGCCAGTAAATCCGGCACTACCTGCCAGCCCGGGTCTTCGCCTATGTTGGGATGCTGTTTGATAAACATCAAAAAAGCCACAAGTTTAAGGGCGATACCGTCGCCTGATTCGTTGCTAAATGCGCCTATGACGAGCTTTTCGGTGTAGTCATTTTTGCCGTCATTGGCTGTGATATTAAATGAGTATTTCATATGGCATATTTTTGCAGGCGGCTGGCAAAATCCTCACTGGTATAACTTGCTATTACTTCTTTTAGCTCTGCCTCGCCGTAGGGCATGCCATAATTTAGCCGTTTTATGCTCTCTTTGGTAGATGTTACCGCTGCTAGACTGTTGTGCACGATAGCTAGCGCTATCTCTTTGCAGTGATCCACCACGGTGCTTTGTCCACTCATTTTTTCGGAGCTAGCAGCAGAGACTACAGCATTGATTAGTCCGATGCGACTGGCCTCGGCACTATCTATGGTGCCTGCCGTAAAGAGCATTTCTTTTGTCCGGGCTGTGCCAATCAGGCTCTGTAGACGATCTATATTGGCGTCATCGAGCTGGATACCGAGCTTGGCTACAGGTACGCTAAATTTTGATCTGGCACTGGCATATCTCAGGTCACAGGCAACAGCAAGCAAACAGCCGCCACCCAGGCAGGGTCCATCAATTGCAGCTATGGTGACGAGCTTGCTGTCAGCCAGGGCATTTAAAGCAGTGGCAATGGCTGTCCAGAGCTCTCGGGCTTTAGACTCAGCGCCACAGATTTGACGCAGGTCGTTAAAGTCTGCTCCCGCACAAAACAAATTGTGACTGCCAGTAATGACCAGCACTTTTGTGCCTTGCTCCAATTGACTAGTTAGGATGCTGGGGATAGCCTGCCACATAACGAGCGACAGTGCATTGCGCTGCTCCAATCTATCTATGGTGAGCAAAGTTACCGCGGCGGTAAGTGGGCTCAGCGTCAGTCCTGCCACTTTAAGGTCTGGCATTATTTAGCAAAATCTACAGAGACGGAGTCGCCTTCTTTGACGCCGTGTCTCTCGCAGTAGCCGCCAGCCACTTCGATTACTTGATCGACTTCTATTTGACCGTCAGCAGGATAAGTGGGGCACTCGCTGGATATTTTTGACTTGCAAGGCGGCACATTGTGGCTGATTTTGGCTATTTTGCCATCTTTGATAAAAAGCATATCAAGAGTGATAAAGCAGTGATACATCCAAAACGCCACTGGTCTTGGCGGATTAAACAAAAAAACCATCCCCTGAGTCTCGGGCAAATTGGTGCGGTACATCAAACCGCGCTGCACTTCTTTGTCGGTGGATGCCACTTCTAGTTTGACTACTTCGTTGCCCAATTTGACTTCGGGCATCTTGGCTAGAGCTGCCAGACCGCTCAACGGAGCGATTACAAGGGCAACGAGGGTAGAGAGCGCCAGTTTGTTTTTATTACTCATAGCCAGTGCATTCTGTTGTAAGGGGTTTTTGTGTAGATAAATTGTACCGTGTCCAGTAAGATTCCACGTTTGTGGGCATAAGAGCGCGAGACCACCATGCCTACAGGGTCTATCACCGAGGAAGTGCCTGTGCTTGTGGAGAGGACCAAAAATCTTTTGTTTTCGACAGCACGTAGTGTGGCGCAAGCTAAAAATTGTTTGCCCAGGCTGGAGTTATGAAACCATCCCAGATTAGCGAGACAAACGAGTAGTGATGCACCTTTACGTACTTCGCTGGCGACTAGTTTGGGATAGACTATCTCATTACTTATAGTCACTCCAACTTTGCCAAAGCCGCTGGTCAATAGCTTTGCCTCTGGTGCTTCCAAAAAGCGCTCTTTAGTGGCGGGGATTTTTTCTCTCAGTTCTTCCGGTATTTTTTGATAGATCAAATTGATTGGTATGGACTCACCAAAGGGAATGAGCTTTTGTTTGCCGTAGATTGTGCCTTTGAGATTATTGGGCGTAAGCAGCTTAGCGGCGTTGATATAGCCTTCTTGATTGGGTACCACGGAACCATATATGATTTCTTTTTTCTCTTTTGTCTCTATCTCTTTGAGACGGTTTTCCAGTCCACCAATTTGATCGACAGTAACCACACCTTCTGGCAGTACTATGAGACTGGCTCCCAGATTGCTTGTTAGCTCACTGTAGCGCTGCATGTATTCTTGCTGAGAGATGGTTTTGTAGCGCTCTTCTTCGATAGAGACATTACCCTGGACAATTGCTACTGGCACAGGCGGACACTGGGGCGAGACTTTGAGTGCCTTCTCGGGTCTCACTGCCTCGGTGATGTGGGCAATGCGATACTGCCCCCAGGAGGTTATTAGAGTCAATAGCAACATACAGGCAGTCAGGTCAAAAGTCGCGCCGATTTTAGTATTGAGCTGGTCGGTGCGTTGACCGAGGCGCTTTACCAGTTTGGTAAATTCCATAAAGAGATTGGCGACAACACAGTTGACCAGGATAAGGACAAAGTCAACGGCTGCCGCGCCACCAATTGATGCTAACTGTATTAGAGGCAAGTTGCGACTCTGACTGTAAGCCAGTTGGCATAGCGGAATGCCCATGAACAGTGGGGATGGCGCCAGAATCCAGTTGATAGCTACCCACAAAATCGGCACTACCAATAAATAAGGGTAAAAGGGACGGCGGAAGTGGGCTAAAAATCCAGGTCTGGCTGGGACCAGATGCACCATAACGGCAAAGAGAGCAAAGAGCAGTGAATAGTGCAAACACTCAATAAGCCAGGAAACAAAGACAAGCTGATAGCCCAGGATGTCTGGAATTTTAAGCCAGCCAAGTGGTATCAAGCCGTTAAAAAAGCTCAGGGCGATAGCGTAATAGCCCATGCCAAAGACAAGACCGGTCCAGGCTGCTTGCATTGTGCTGCGGCAGCCTCTGATTAATACCAGAAGTGGTGCAAGTCCAACCCAGGCTAAATAATCCTGGTCAAAGCCTGGTGTGCAAAGCCCGAGAATAGCACCGAGAGCGAAGGCAATCGGCAACTTGATGCGCTGCCTGGCATGCTCAAGATAACCTGACTGGGGGTCAGGCTTTCTGGTGCAATAAGCATTTCTCTCATGAACATCATGTCAATGTTACACTTAATAAGGTCTTGTTTGTACATTCTTAGATGTATATACAGTTGCTATGGAGCTATTAAAATTTCTAATTCAGACTCCACCATGCGCATTCTCGGTATCGACCCCGGTACGGCTACCGTTGGATTTGGCATTGTTGATTACACGCCACCAAATGTATTTGTATATGTAGGGTCTGGTGTCATATCCACCCCCAAGACTCTGGATGCCGGTGCTCGCCTCAAGATGATCCGTGAGGATATGCTCTCTATCTTTGATGAGTATGCTCCGGATCAAACTGCTGTAGAAGCACTCTTTTTCTTTAAAAATGCCAAAACAGTTATGCCTGTAGCGCAGGCCCGCGGTGTCATACTCGAAGCACTGAGCTGTCGCGATCACAAACCTGGCGAATACACCCCAATGCAAGTCAAGTTGCAAATCTCAGGCTATGGCAAAGCCGAAAAACAAGATGTGCAGTGGGCGGTAGCTAAGCTTTTGGGACTGGCTGAGATTGTCAAACCTGACGATGCCTCTGACGCTCTGGCTATTGCTGTCTGTCATGCGCGTATGAGTATGTTTGCTACACCAGTCGAGCGTCTTGTGCCATCTCTCAAGGCTAATAAGCCAATCAAGCGACTTGTAATTAAGTAGCTTTTGTCCTGTATCTCTTTTAAAAGTAGAGGTTGAGTGAGAAAAAACAGGCCAA belongs to Candidatus Obscuribacter sp. and includes:
- the gap gene encoding type I glyceraldehyde-3-phosphate dehydrogenase, producing MARVAINGFGRIGRNVFRAYIEAAPKEWEIVAINDPFQNLEQSAHLLQFDSVLGEFKHNISVDGEFLVVDGKKVKFTAEKDPANCPWAKLEIDMVLECSGAFTDAEKAKAHITAGAKKVLISAPAKNEDITIVLGVNDKNYDAEKHNIISNASCTTNCLAPVAKALDDAFGIEHGLMTTIHSYTLDQKLLDGAHSDLRRARAAALSMIPSTTGAAKAIGLVMPHLKGKLNGFAMRVPTPNVSVVDLVVTLKKDVTAESVNKAIKDAAESGLKGYLQYSEKPLVSIDFCGNKVSSIVDADLTMIVGERMVKVLAWYDNEWGYSNRLVELATLVAKKLPVAAK
- the lnt gene encoding apolipoprotein N-acyltransferase, with the translated sequence MPIAFALGAILGLCTPGFDQDYLAWVGLAPLLVLIRGCRSTMQAAWTGLVFGMGYYAIALSFFNGLIPLGWLKIPDILGYQLVFVSWLIECLHYSLLFALFAVMVHLVPARPGFLAHFRRPFYPYLLVVPILWVAINWILAPSPLFMGIPLCQLAYSQSRNLPLIQLASIGGAAAVDFVLILVNCVVANLFMEFTKLVKRLGQRTDQLNTKIGATFDLTACMLLLTLITSWGQYRIAHITEAVRPEKALKVSPQCPPVPVAIVQGNVSIEEERYKTISQQEYMQRYSELTSNLGASLIVLPEGVVTVDQIGGLENRLKEIETKEKKEIIYGSVVPNQEGYINAAKLLTPNNLKGTIYGKQKLIPFGESIPINLIYQKIPEELREKIPATKERFLEAPEAKLLTSGFGKVGVTISNEIVYPKLVASEVRKGASLLVCLANLGWFHNSSLGKQFLACATLRAVENKRFLVLSTSTGTSSVIDPVGMVVSRSYAHKRGILLDTVQFIYTKTPYNRMHWL
- a CDS encoding phosphoglycerate kinase; protein product: MATSKQTISDHGAKNFAGKRVLVRVDFNVPQEEDGSVTDDSRIRAALPTIDFLTKAGAKVVLVSHLGRPKGKPSAKYSLRPIAEHLKGLLAKMGHNVVHFAEDCIGPKATEVVEKMHDGEVTLLENVRFHEEEEKNEANFAKELSKLGDIYVNDAFGTAHRAHASTEGVTNHIKPALAGFLVAKEIEMLSQALDDATCVHPFATIIGGAKVSSKIGVLENLLAKVDVLIIGGAMAFSFLKAQGMNVGKSLVEDDKLDYCLELVKKAKEKGVRLVLPKDVVVAAEIKEGVKTEVVTVDKIPADMMGLDVGPETIKEINESLKNAKTILWNGPLGVFEKTGFEKGTYALIDTLVELTAKGAKTIVGGGDSVSALKQKGVEDSKLTHVGTGGGASLEFLEGLPLPGIACLDEKSKVTV
- a CDS encoding YaeQ family protein gives rise to the protein MKYSFNITANDGKNDYTEKLVIGAFSNESGDGIALKLVAFLMFIKQHPNIGEDPGWQVVPDLLARNDSGDITLWIDCGSVSAKKADTIATKVRDSIDFYVFRKTERDMEQFYNQIKDKVKHLQNVKCVSFDDGFIDGLGAALDRTNNLSAYITDEMVTITVDNTFGKHEGYSAIYKIAGG
- the ruvC gene encoding crossover junction endodeoxyribonuclease RuvC is translated as MRILGIDPGTATVGFGIVDYTPPNVFVYVGSGVISTPKTLDAGARLKMIREDMLSIFDEYAPDQTAVEALFFFKNAKTVMPVAQARGVILEALSCRDHKPGEYTPMQVKLQISGYGKAEKQDVQWAVAKLLGLAEIVKPDDASDALAIAVCHARMSMFATPVERLVPSLKANKPIKRLVIK
- a CDS encoding DUF192 domain-containing protein, giving the protein MSNKNKLALSTLVALVIAPLSGLAALAKMPEVKLGNEVVKLEVASTDKEVQRGLMYRTNLPETQGMVFLFNPPRPVAFWMYHCFITLDMLFIKDGKIAKISHNVPPCKSKISSECPTYPADGQIEVDQVIEVAGGYCERHGVKEGDSVSVDFAK
- a CDS encoding NifU family protein codes for the protein MTEKVETGLNQKVEAVLEKIRPMLMMDGGNIELVEVKDGEVFVRLMGACGMCPSSTMTLKMGVERSLKEELPEIKRVISV
- a CDS encoding enoyl-CoA hydratase/isomerase family protein; this encodes MPDLKVAGLTLSPLTAAVTLLTIDRLEQRNALSLVMWQAIPSILTSQLEQGTKVLVITGSHNLFCAGADFNDLRQICGAESKARELWTAIATALNALADSKLVTIAAIDGPCLGGGCLLAVACDLRYASARSKFSVPVAKLGIQLDDANIDRLQSLIGTARTKEMLFTAGTIDSAEASRIGLINAVVSAASSEKMSGQSTVVDHCKEIALAIVHNSLAAVTSTKESIKRLNYGMPYGEAELKEVIASYTSEDFASRLQKYAI